From Streptomyces sp. NBC_00775, one genomic window encodes:
- a CDS encoding DUF3344 domain-containing protein, with translation MRNSPGLLLRRAMVGCSALATLWAPGPATAAPPAAEAKSLNFTQRYHALQHGGIVRAANASISCRTTPAALRALRAAAPSCPDAREGGSGANGDFDMYYIDVDKDPNTYNSSRAEVRLPEGAHVTYARLYWGGNLRVGEQKPPKANGRVLIAEPGGEYKAVLADQVIGHRVARGADAFQASADVTKLVRASGSGLYTVAQVNVAMGKSAAGAWGGWTLMVAYEKKSEPLRHLSVWDGFDTLGPREDREIRLSRMPFPENAGGRVGLVAYNGDRGSKGDSLTVSTGHGEPTALGDSANPGDDVLNSTISDPETVAMDRAPAYPNTLGYDSDVLELGKGIRPGGDQLAFRLVSQRDAAWVGALFAAVDAKQ, from the coding sequence ATGCGTAATTCCCCAGGTCTTCTGCTGCGCCGTGCGATGGTGGGCTGCTCCGCCCTCGCCACTCTCTGGGCACCCGGCCCCGCGACGGCCGCACCGCCCGCCGCGGAGGCGAAGAGCCTCAACTTCACGCAGCGGTACCACGCGCTCCAGCACGGCGGAATCGTGCGGGCGGCCAACGCGTCCATCAGCTGTCGTACGACTCCCGCCGCCCTCCGCGCCCTCCGCGCGGCGGCCCCCTCGTGCCCCGACGCGCGCGAGGGCGGGTCCGGCGCGAACGGCGACTTCGACATGTACTACATCGACGTCGACAAGGACCCGAACACCTACAACTCCAGCCGCGCGGAGGTCCGTCTGCCCGAGGGCGCCCACGTCACGTACGCGCGGCTGTACTGGGGCGGCAACCTCCGTGTCGGCGAGCAGAAGCCGCCGAAGGCCAACGGGCGGGTGCTGATCGCCGAACCCGGCGGCGAGTACAAGGCGGTGCTCGCGGACCAGGTGATCGGGCACCGGGTGGCGCGCGGGGCCGACGCGTTCCAGGCCTCCGCGGACGTCACCAAGCTGGTGCGGGCGAGTGGTTCGGGGCTGTACACGGTGGCCCAGGTCAATGTGGCGATGGGCAAGTCCGCCGCCGGGGCCTGGGGCGGCTGGACCCTGATGGTCGCGTACGAGAAGAAGTCGGAGCCGCTGCGGCATCTGTCGGTGTGGGACGGCTTCGACACGCTCGGCCCGCGCGAGGACCGGGAGATCCGGCTGTCCCGTATGCCGTTCCCCGAGAACGCCGGCGGCCGGGTAGGGCTTGTCGCGTACAACGGCGACCGCGGGAGCAAGGGCGACTCGCTGACCGTGTCGACCGGGCACGGCGAGCCGACGGCACTGGGCGACTCGGCCAATCCCGGTGACGACGTACTGAACTCGACGATCAGCGACCCGGAGACCGTCGCCATGGACCGGGCGCCCGCGTACCCGAACACGCTCGGCTACGACTCCGACGTCCTCGAACTCGGTAAGGGGATCCGGCCCGGGGGTGACCAGTTGGCCTTCCGGCTCGTTTCGCAGCGGGACGCGGCCTGGGTCGGGGCACTGTTCGCCGCCGTCGACGCGAAGCAGTGA
- a CDS encoding chaplin: MSRIAKGLALTSVAAAAMAGTAGIAAADSDAHGVAAHSPGVVSGNVIQVPVHVPVNVCGNTVNIIALLNPTFGNTCAND, encoded by the coding sequence ATGTCGCGTATCGCGAAGGGCCTGGCCCTGACCTCCGTTGCTGCCGCCGCAATGGCGGGCACCGCCGGCATCGCCGCCGCCGACAGCGACGCACACGGCGTTGCCGCCCACTCCCCGGGCGTTGTGTCGGGCAATGTCATCCAGGTTCCCGTCCACGTCCCGGTCAACGTCTGCGGGAACACCGTCAACATCATCGCTCTGCTGAACCCCACGTTCGGCAACACCTGCGCCAACGACTGA
- a CDS encoding chaplin, translating into MNTAKKAALIFATASMAAGAASGSAFADAGAEGAALKSPGVLSGNVIQVPVHVPVNICGNTVNVVGVLNPAIGNACIND; encoded by the coding sequence ATGAACACTGCCAAGAAGGCCGCTCTTATCTTCGCCACCGCGAGTATGGCCGCGGGCGCCGCCTCGGGCAGCGCCTTCGCCGACGCCGGTGCCGAGGGCGCGGCGCTCAAGTCCCCGGGTGTCCTCTCCGGCAACGTCATTCAGGTCCCCGTGCACGTGCCGGTGAACATCTGCGGCAACACGGTCAACGTCGTCGGCGTGCTGAACCCGGCGATCGGCAACGCCTGCATCAACGACTGA
- a CDS encoding DUF5949 family protein: protein MTSTSSETRPFRAADLGTLAVIAFSGDAPDGDMPYLLAYSLGDGEGGPEGTKAAVERLLSDNGLPVGDTLLDGSRRPSLPLTLLVQAGQAVVTMPHLNAQCLVPPEWLAAVGERGYAYFLFATRAWPDAVPGKPVEPESLAAFAGDEGTLLSAAHVLLPVRSLRG, encoded by the coding sequence GTGACCTCAACCTCAAGCGAAACGCGCCCTTTCCGGGCCGCCGATCTCGGCACGCTCGCCGTCATCGCGTTCAGCGGTGATGCTCCCGACGGCGACATGCCCTATCTCCTCGCCTACTCCCTGGGCGACGGCGAAGGCGGCCCGGAGGGCACCAAGGCCGCCGTCGAGCGGCTGCTGAGCGACAACGGTCTGCCCGTCGGCGACACGCTCCTCGACGGTTCCCGGCGGCCGAGCCTGCCGCTCACCCTGCTCGTCCAGGCGGGCCAGGCCGTCGTCACGATGCCGCACCTCAACGCCCAGTGCCTCGTGCCGCCGGAGTGGCTCGCGGCGGTCGGCGAACGCGGCTACGCCTACTTCCTGTTCGCCACCCGTGCCTGGCCCGACGCCGTGCCCGGCAAGCCCGTCGAGCCGGAGAGCCTGGCGGCCTTCGCGGGTGACGAGGGGACCCTGCTCAGCGCGGCGCATGTGCTCCTGCCCGTGCGCAGCCTGCGCGGCTGA
- a CDS encoding vitamin K epoxide reductase family protein has protein sequence MTSTAGRVTGGGGAVVRTAGGSRAFALLLVITGAAGLLAAWVITIDKFKLLENPNFVPGCSLNPVVSCGNIMKSEQASAFGFPNPMLGLVAYGIVICVGMSLLARAVFPRWYWLTFNAGTLFGVGFCTWLQFQSLYRINSLCLWCCLAWVATIIMFWYVTSFNVRNEFLPAPGWLRGFLGEFTWVPPVLHIGIIGMLILTRWWDFWTS, from the coding sequence ATGACGTCCACCGCGGGACGGGTGACGGGCGGCGGCGGGGCGGTGGTGCGGACCGCGGGCGGCAGCCGCGCGTTCGCCCTGCTGCTGGTGATCACCGGTGCGGCGGGTCTTCTTGCCGCGTGGGTCATCACGATCGACAAGTTCAAGCTGCTGGAGAACCCGAACTTCGTGCCCGGGTGCAGCCTGAACCCGGTCGTCTCCTGCGGCAACATCATGAAGAGCGAGCAGGCCTCGGCCTTCGGGTTCCCCAACCCGATGCTGGGCCTGGTGGCGTACGGCATTGTCATCTGCGTCGGCATGAGCCTGCTCGCCCGGGCCGTCTTCCCGCGCTGGTACTGGCTGACCTTCAACGCGGGCACGCTCTTCGGCGTCGGATTCTGCACCTGGCTGCAGTTCCAGTCGCTCTACCGCATCAACTCGCTGTGCCTGTGGTGCTGTCTGGCGTGGGTCGCCACGATCATCATGTTCTGGTACGTGACGTCGTTCAACGTACGAAATGAATTCCTGCCCGCGCCGGGCTGGTTGAGAGGATTCCTCGGGGAGTTCACCTGGGTCCCGCCGGTGCTGCACATCGGCATCATCGGGATGCTGATCCTGACCCGCTGGTGGGATTTCTGGACCAGCTGA
- a CDS encoding tyrosinase cofactor, which translates to MFVSRVPSRVPSGMSSRVSSGVPVTRRGAMRGLLVSAVAVALTPVVAASRPPRPPRTQDFSFDEVYRGRHILGTRTGLDGRAAFDGGEWHVTVDGRPLHLMRRADGSYLSMVDHYQSYPTPLAAARAAVDELGPSEHLRDMNAAGNGVTGSGAKGGGHQHGVHA; encoded by the coding sequence ATGTTCGTCAGCAGGGTGCCGAGCAGAGTACCGAGTGGCATGTCGAGCCGTGTGTCGAGCGGAGTGCCGGTGACCCGGCGGGGCGCGATGCGCGGCCTGCTCGTGTCGGCCGTCGCCGTGGCGCTCACCCCGGTCGTCGCGGCCTCGCGGCCCCCGCGCCCGCCTCGTACCCAGGACTTCTCCTTCGACGAGGTGTACCGCGGCCGGCACATCCTCGGTACGCGGACCGGCCTGGACGGCCGGGCCGCGTTCGACGGCGGCGAGTGGCATGTCACCGTCGACGGCCGGCCCTTGCATCTGATGCGCCGCGCGGACGGCAGCTATCTGAGCATGGTGGACCACTACCAGTCGTACCCCACCCCACTCGCCGCGGCCCGCGCGGCCGTCGACGAACTCGGCCCCTCGGAACATCTGCGGGACATGAACGCGGCCGGCAACGGCGTGACGGGCAGCGGCGCGAAGGGGGGCGGCCACCAGCATGGTGTACACGCGTAA
- a CDS encoding tyrosinase family protein — MVYTRKDVSTLTRAERRRFVAAMLEVKRRGEYDEFVRMHIEYYVPDGDGGLRTAHMAPSFLPWHRRFLLDLERALRRVDSGVSVPYWDWTRDRTPSSAPWTKDLLGGDGRRSDRQVMTGPFAYAHGKWTIKEGVTDGEFLTREFGRPQNPIQLPTKSELDSALGDPVYDTAPWNSTSTEGFRNRLEGWGRGSGSVAWRNHNRVHRWVGGHMLGGASVNDPVFWLHHAFVDLQWSRWQKRHPGARYLPARPPGLGDSQYGRVIARHEAMPPWSVTPDAMEDHSKVYRYA, encoded by the coding sequence ATGGTGTACACGCGTAAGGACGTCAGCACGCTGACCCGCGCCGAGCGGCGCCGCTTCGTCGCCGCGATGCTGGAGGTCAAACGCAGGGGCGAGTACGACGAGTTCGTCCGGATGCACATCGAGTACTACGTCCCGGACGGCGACGGCGGACTGCGTACGGCCCATATGGCGCCCTCCTTCCTGCCCTGGCACCGGCGGTTCCTGCTGGACCTGGAACGGGCGCTGCGCCGCGTCGACTCCGGGGTGAGCGTGCCGTACTGGGACTGGACGCGGGACCGCACGCCGTCCTCCGCGCCGTGGACCAAGGACCTGCTCGGCGGCGACGGACGGCGCTCGGACCGGCAGGTCATGACCGGGCCCTTCGCCTACGCGCACGGGAAGTGGACCATCAAGGAGGGGGTGACCGACGGCGAGTTCCTCACGCGCGAGTTCGGCCGCCCGCAGAACCCGATCCAGCTGCCCACGAAGAGCGAGCTGGACTCCGCCCTGGGAGATCCTGTCTACGACACGGCCCCCTGGAACTCCACGTCCACCGAAGGGTTCCGCAACAGGCTCGAAGGATGGGGACGGGGCTCCGGCAGCGTGGCCTGGCGCAACCACAACCGGGTCCACCGCTGGGTCGGCGGCCATATGCTCGGCGGCGCCTCGGTCAACGACCCCGTCTTCTGGCTGCACCACGCCTTCGTGGACCTCCAGTGGTCCCGCTGGCAGAAGCGGCACCCCGGCGCGCGCTATCTGCCCGCGCGACCGCCAGGGCTGGGCGACTCACAGTACGGCCGGGTCATCGCACGGCACGAGGCGATGCCGCCGTGGAGCGTGACACCGGACGCGATGGAGGACCACAGCAAGGTGTACCGGTACGCGTAG
- a CDS encoding chaplin, which produces MSRIAKAAVVAVGTGAVVLSGAGLALADAGAQGEAVGSPGVVSGNVIQVPVNVPVNLCGNTVNIIALLNPTFGNTCVNDGGHDKGHGGYGYGN; this is translated from the coding sequence ATGTCTCGCATCGCTAAGGCCGCTGTTGTCGCTGTCGGCACGGGCGCCGTGGTGCTCAGCGGAGCCGGCCTGGCCCTGGCGGACGCGGGCGCCCAGGGCGAGGCCGTCGGCTCCCCCGGCGTCGTTTCGGGCAACGTCATCCAGGTCCCGGTCAACGTGCCGGTCAACCTGTGTGGGAACACCGTCAACATCATCGCCCTACTGAACCCGACGTTCGGCAACACCTGCGTGAACGACGGCGGGCACGACAAGGGCCACGGCGGCTACGGCTACGGCAACTGA
- a CDS encoding DUF2087 domain-containing protein — MPTDQATDEATDPTTGVTGLAGVAGVIGLFAEETRARAFAAVALGADTPAKVMEKAGLSPKDAAVALRRLQEQGVITRDDGGLGVAYGRFRELARSARAVPLAESYGSGDEQSETVLRTFVRDGRLVRLPAQWERKLVVLRHIAERTFEPGVEYPERTVNEKLRAWCEDAPVDHVTLRRYLVDLHHLHRQNGLYWRPATA; from the coding sequence ATGCCGACCGACCAAGCGACCGACGAAGCGACCGACCCGACAACCGGCGTGACCGGCCTCGCCGGCGTTGCCGGCGTGATCGGCCTGTTCGCCGAGGAGACCAGGGCACGTGCCTTCGCCGCTGTGGCCCTTGGCGCGGACACCCCCGCGAAGGTCATGGAGAAGGCGGGACTGTCCCCGAAGGACGCGGCCGTGGCGCTGCGGCGCCTTCAGGAGCAGGGGGTGATCACGCGCGACGACGGGGGACTGGGCGTCGCCTACGGCCGCTTCCGGGAACTCGCGCGCTCCGCGCGGGCGGTGCCACTCGCCGAGAGCTACGGCTCCGGGGACGAGCAGAGCGAGACGGTCCTGCGGACCTTCGTGCGGGACGGGCGCCTGGTGCGGCTGCCCGCCCAGTGGGAGCGCAAGCTGGTCGTGCTCCGGCACATCGCCGAGCGGACCTTCGAGCCGGGCGTCGAGTACCCGGAGCGGACCGTGAACGAGAAGCTGCGCGCCTGGTGCGAGGACGCGCCGGTCGACCATGTGACGCTACGGCGGTATCTGGTGGACCTGCATCATCTGCACCGGCAGAACGGCCTCTACTGGCGGCCCGCGACGGCCTGA
- a CDS encoding D-2-hydroxyacid dehydrogenase family protein — MQLRCAVLDDFQGVATEMADWSPVSGEVEVVSFTEHFPGEDTLAAALADFDIVVTLRERVPFPASLLARLPRLKLLIASGMRNSVIDYAAAEAHGVTVCGTPSSSTPPVELTWALLLGLARGIVAEHNALRAGGPWQSTVGADLHGRRLGLLGLGKIGGRVAQVGLAFGMQVGAWSQNLTKERADEVGVERAASKEELLASSDFVSVHLALGDRTRGLIGAAELDLFKPTAYLVNTSRAAIVDQDALLDALHDGRIAGAGVDVFDIEPLPADHPMRSAPRLLATPHLGYVSRANYETYYGAAVEDIQAFLAGTPVRRLG; from the coding sequence ATGCAACTTCGCTGTGCCGTGCTGGACGACTTTCAGGGCGTCGCGACCGAGATGGCGGACTGGTCGCCGGTCTCGGGCGAGGTGGAGGTCGTCAGCTTCACCGAGCACTTCCCCGGCGAGGACACGTTGGCCGCCGCCCTCGCGGACTTCGACATCGTCGTCACCTTGCGCGAGCGGGTGCCCTTCCCGGCGTCGCTGCTGGCCCGGCTGCCGCGGCTGAAGCTGCTGATCGCCTCCGGGATGCGCAACTCGGTGATCGACTACGCGGCCGCCGAGGCGCACGGCGTGACCGTGTGCGGCACTCCGAGCTCCTCGACCCCGCCGGTCGAGCTGACGTGGGCGCTGCTGCTCGGCCTCGCGCGGGGCATCGTCGCGGAGCACAACGCGCTGCGGGCGGGCGGTCCTTGGCAGAGCACGGTCGGCGCCGATCTGCACGGCCGCCGGCTCGGTCTGCTCGGACTCGGGAAGATCGGCGGCCGGGTGGCTCAGGTGGGCCTCGCCTTCGGCATGCAGGTCGGCGCGTGGAGCCAGAACCTCACCAAGGAGCGCGCCGACGAGGTAGGGGTGGAGCGTGCCGCCTCCAAGGAGGAGTTGCTCGCGAGCAGCGACTTCGTCTCCGTCCACCTGGCGCTCGGCGACCGCACCCGGGGTCTGATCGGCGCCGCCGAGCTGGACCTCTTCAAGCCGACCGCCTACCTCGTCAACACCTCCCGGGCGGCGATCGTCGACCAGGACGCGCTGCTCGACGCGCTGCACGACGGCCGGATCGCGGGAGCGGGCGTCGACGTGTTCGACATCGAGCCGCTCCCCGCCGACCACCCGATGCGCTCGGCCCCACGGCTGCTGGCCACGCCGCACCTCGGCTATGTGTCGCGGGCCAACTACGAGACGTACTACGGCGCGGCGGTCGAGGACATCCAGGCGTTCCTGGCGGGCACGCCCGTACGCCGGCTGGGCTGA
- a CDS encoding YcnI family copper-binding membrane protein — MSPIRTTLRRAGLVAALTTAGVLAASGVAFAHVTVHPESYAKGATDGVLTFRVPNEEDTASTTKVQVFLPTDHPVLGVLVTPQAGWTAKVTTTKLKTPVKTDDGTITDAVSEITWTGGRIRHGEYQDFDVAFGQLPDNTDELSFKTLQTYSDGNVARWIEATPKGGEEPENPAPVLALTAKAAGEDGSDEASTSDSSSGSGTASRSGSSPAASAKSSASSSDSTARGLGIAGLIVGVLGLAAAGFALARGRAARS; from the coding sequence ATGTCCCCCATACGCACCACCCTGCGCCGAGCCGGCCTCGTCGCCGCCCTCACCACGGCCGGAGTCCTGGCCGCCTCGGGTGTGGCCTTCGCACATGTGACGGTCCACCCCGAGAGCTACGCCAAGGGCGCCACGGACGGCGTCCTGACCTTCCGCGTCCCCAACGAGGAGGACACCGCCAGCACCACCAAGGTGCAGGTCTTCCTGCCCACCGACCATCCGGTCCTGGGTGTCCTGGTCACGCCCCAGGCGGGCTGGACCGCGAAGGTGACGACCACCAAGCTCAAGACGCCCGTCAAGACGGACGACGGCACGATCACCGACGCCGTCTCCGAGATCACCTGGACCGGCGGCCGGATCCGCCACGGCGAGTACCAGGACTTCGACGTCGCCTTCGGTCAGCTCCCGGACAACACCGACGAGTTGAGCTTCAAGACGCTGCAGACCTACTCGGACGGCAATGTCGCCCGCTGGATCGAGGCGACGCCGAAGGGCGGCGAGGAGCCGGAGAACCCGGCGCCCGTCCTCGCGCTCACGGCCAAGGCCGCGGGGGAGGACGGTTCCGACGAGGCTTCCACCTCGGACTCGTCGTCGGGCTCGGGTACGGCGTCCCGTTCGGGCTCGTCTCCGGCTGCCTCGGCCAAGAGCTCGGCGTCGAGCAGTGACTCGACGGCGCGCGGCCTGGGCATCGCCGGACTGATCGTCGGCGTCCTCGGTCTGGCCGCGGCCGGATTCGCCCTCGCTCGCGGCCGCGCCGCCCGCTCCTAA
- a CDS encoding HoxN/HupN/NixA family nickel/cobalt transporter has translation MTLPTQSSPSAAGFRWRREDTVRTGVLLAVIAALHVVAFGILFLLVVPEHYEVGSKAFGIGLGVTAYTLGMRHAFDADHIAAIDNTTRKLMADGKRPVSVGFWFALGHSSVVVILAALIAGGTQLAGRIMNEGSSTHQVLGIMGTTISGSFLYLIAALNLVALIGILRVFRAMRAGTYDEAELEQHLDSRGFMNRILGRFTKSITRPGQMFPLGFLFGLGFDTATEVTLMVMAGSGAAAGLPWYAILCLPLLFAAGMSLFDTLDGTFMNFAYQWAFSNPVRKVFYNLTITGLSIAVAFFIGTIELVGVLHDKLDLSDGVTGWIAGLDLDNVGYIIVGLFVVVWAAAVTYWRLAKVEQRWAVRPADGS, from the coding sequence ATGACCCTGCCCACGCAGTCGTCCCCATCCGCCGCCGGCTTCCGCTGGCGGCGCGAGGACACCGTGCGGACCGGTGTACTCCTGGCCGTGATCGCGGCGCTGCACGTCGTCGCGTTCGGCATCCTGTTCCTGCTCGTGGTGCCGGAGCACTACGAGGTCGGCTCCAAGGCGTTCGGCATCGGTCTGGGCGTCACCGCCTACACGCTGGGCATGCGGCATGCCTTCGACGCGGACCACATCGCCGCGATCGACAACACCACGCGCAAACTGATGGCCGACGGCAAGCGGCCGGTGTCGGTGGGTTTCTGGTTCGCGCTCGGGCACTCCAGTGTGGTGGTCATCCTCGCCGCGCTCATCGCCGGAGGCACCCAGCTGGCCGGGCGGATCATGAACGAGGGCTCCAGCACACACCAGGTGCTCGGCATCATGGGTACGACGATCTCCGGGTCGTTCCTCTACCTCATCGCCGCCCTCAACCTGGTCGCGCTCATCGGCATCCTGAGAGTCTTCCGGGCGATGCGGGCCGGTACGTACGACGAGGCCGAGCTCGAACAGCACCTGGATTCCCGGGGGTTCATGAACCGGATCCTCGGCCGCTTCACGAAGTCCATCACGCGGCCCGGGCAGATGTTCCCGCTGGGCTTCCTCTTCGGCCTCGGCTTCGACACCGCCACCGAGGTCACGCTGATGGTGATGGCGGGCAGCGGCGCGGCGGCCGGGCTGCCCTGGTACGCGATCCTGTGCCTGCCGCTGCTGTTCGCGGCGGGAATGAGCCTGTTCGACACGCTGGACGGCACGTTCATGAACTTCGCCTACCAGTGGGCCTTCTCCAACCCGGTGCGCAAGGTCTTCTACAACCTCACCATCACCGGCCTGTCCATCGCGGTGGCCTTCTTCATCGGCACGATCGAGCTGGTGGGCGTGCTGCACGACAAGCTCGACCTCAGCGACGGGGTCACCGGCTGGATCGCGGGGCTCGACCTGGACAACGTCGGCTACATCATCGTCGGCCTGTTCGTGGTCGTCTGGGCCGCGGCCGTGACGTACTGGCGGCTGGCCAAGGTGGAGCAGCGGTGGGCGGTCCGCCCCGCCGACGGGAGTTGA
- a CDS encoding helix-turn-helix domain-containing protein translates to MHLVPAERADRRTIDGHRVCDAVAAIGEPGHVRTWADRFSLLADPRRLALLLALHRAGPLAVSDLAVATGMNDPAVSQALRLLRTAGVVEGDKDGRVVRYRVTDGPIAELLEHCASDAG, encoded by the coding sequence ATGCATCTCGTCCCCGCCGAGCGGGCCGACCGCCGGACCATCGACGGCCACCGGGTCTGCGACGCCGTCGCCGCCATCGGTGAGCCCGGGCATGTACGCACCTGGGCCGACCGCTTCTCCCTCCTCGCCGACCCGCGTCGTCTCGCCCTGCTTCTGGCCCTCCACCGGGCGGGCCCCCTCGCGGTCTCCGACCTCGCCGTCGCGACCGGCATGAACGACCCCGCCGTGTCCCAGGCCCTGCGTCTGCTCCGCACCGCCGGGGTGGTCGAGGGTGACAAGGACGGGCGGGTCGTGCGCTACCGGGTGACCGACGGTCCGATCGCCGAACTCCTCGAACACTGCGCGTCCGACGCCGGCTGA
- a CDS encoding LAETG motif-containing sortase-dependent surface protein — MLSAFSALSARSRGAARLAAATLVSGLVAAGAIATAGTAVADETPQSLGGATATIGDLKTYGSAVIHENGEDSWVSAGLFEMSVDNGGMLQTYCIDIHNPTQRDAKYQETPWSGTSLNGNKNAGRIRWILRNSYPQVNDLAALAKRAGVGSLTEKDAAAGTQVAIWRYSDGADVDAVDPQAEKLADYLQKSARSLAEPKASLTLDPAAVSGHAGERLGPVTVHTNADSVTVTPPADSAASGVKIVDKNGKAITSATDGSRLYFDVPKDSADGSAALTVQASTTVPVGRAFTSETHSQTQILAGSSESTVSATAIANWAEKGAIPALSAEKNCAKGGVDITAANEGDEAFTFELMGVERTIAAGKSQTVTIPLQEDQAYDFTIDGPNGFAERFKGVLDCKTQGSANDVTTQTVSEPSPATVGGTSGGGTDLAETGGSSATPVIAGVAIALVVIGGAAVFFVRRKSAPTQD, encoded by the coding sequence GTGCTTTCTGCGTTCTCTGCGTTGTCCGCGCGCAGCCGAGGGGCCGCCCGCCTCGCTGCCGCGACGTTGGTGTCGGGGCTCGTCGCCGCGGGGGCGATCGCCACCGCCGGTACGGCCGTCGCCGACGAGACCCCGCAGAGCCTGGGCGGTGCGACCGCCACCATAGGTGACCTCAAGACGTACGGGTCCGCGGTCATCCACGAAAACGGCGAGGACAGTTGGGTGTCCGCGGGGCTGTTCGAGATGTCCGTCGACAACGGCGGCATGCTGCAGACCTACTGCATCGACATCCACAACCCGACGCAGCGGGACGCCAAATACCAGGAGACCCCCTGGAGCGGTACGTCGCTGAACGGCAACAAGAACGCGGGCAGGATCCGCTGGATCCTGCGGAACTCCTACCCGCAGGTGAACGACTTGGCGGCGCTCGCCAAGAGGGCCGGCGTCGGCAGCCTCACCGAGAAGGACGCGGCGGCCGGCACTCAGGTGGCCATCTGGCGGTACTCGGACGGCGCCGACGTGGACGCGGTGGACCCGCAGGCGGAGAAGCTCGCGGACTATCTGCAGAAGAGCGCGCGGAGTCTGGCGGAGCCCAAGGCCTCGCTGACCCTCGACCCGGCCGCGGTCTCCGGTCACGCCGGCGAGCGGCTCGGCCCCGTCACGGTGCACACCAACGCGGACAGCGTGACGGTGACGCCGCCCGCGGACTCCGCCGCCAGCGGGGTGAAGATCGTCGACAAGAACGGCAAGGCGATCACCTCCGCCACGGACGGCAGCCGGCTCTACTTCGACGTGCCGAAGGACAGCGCGGACGGTTCGGCCGCGCTGACCGTGCAGGCGTCCACGACCGTGCCGGTCGGCCGCGCCTTCACCTCGGAGACCCACAGCCAGACGCAGATCCTCGCGGGGTCCAGCGAGTCGACGGTCTCCGCCACGGCGATCGCCAACTGGGCGGAGAAGGGCGCGATACCGGCCCTGTCCGCCGAGAAGAACTGCGCCAAGGGCGGAGTCGACATCACGGCGGCCAATGAGGGCGACGAGGCGTTCACCTTCGAGCTGATGGGCGTCGAGCGCACCATCGCGGCGGGCAAGTCCCAGACGGTGACCATCCCGCTGCAGGAGGACCAGGCGTACGACTTCACGATCGACGGTCCGAACGGCTTCGCCGAGCGGTTCAAGGGCGTGCTCGACTGCAAGACCCAGGGCAGCGCGAACGACGTCACGACCCAGACGGTCAGTGAGCCGAGCCCGGCGACGGTGGGCGGCACCTCCGGCGGGGGCACCGACCTCGCCGAGACCGGCGGCTCCAGCGCGACCCCGGTCATCGCGGGCGTAGCCATCGCCCTGGTCGTGATCGGCGGCGCGGCGGTGTTCTTCGTCCGCAGGAAGAGCGCGCCGACGCAGGACTGA
- a CDS encoding single-stranded DNA-binding protein, which yields MNETMVCVVGNVATQPVYRELSTGASTRFRLAVTSRYWDREKSEWTDGHTNFFTVWARRALATNVGASLSVGDPVVVQGRLKVRTETRDGQSWTSADVDAAAIGHDLSRGTSAFRRAAKGDTGSAPAPQPEPSWETEPEAHTEAPGQQQPEPVGVT from the coding sequence ATGAACGAGACGATGGTGTGCGTGGTGGGGAACGTCGCGACGCAGCCTGTGTACCGGGAGCTGTCGACAGGAGCGTCGACGAGGTTCCGGCTGGCCGTGACGTCGCGCTACTGGGATCGCGAGAAGAGCGAGTGGACCGACGGACACACCAACTTCTTCACGGTGTGGGCCAGGAGGGCGCTCGCGACGAACGTGGGGGCGTCCCTGTCGGTGGGGGATCCGGTGGTCGTGCAGGGGCGGCTGAAGGTACGCACGGAGACGCGCGACGGCCAGAGCTGGACCTCGGCGGACGTCGACGCGGCGGCGATCGGACACGACCTCTCGCGCGGCACGTCCGCCTTCCGTCGAGCCGCCAAGGGGGACACGGGATCGGCTCCGGCACCGCAGCCGGAGCCCAGCTGGGAGACGGAGCCAGAGGCTCATACCGAGGCGCCGGGCCAACAGCAGCCCGAGCCGGTGGGAGTGACGTGA